One stretch of Candidatus Omnitrophota bacterium DNA includes these proteins:
- a CDS encoding ABC transporter permease, whose product MKNIMSKASGFTGMLGRRFLNMIRYAGGVSVLMGQTLFWIPIPPLRLRHIVEQMSRIGVDSLPIVSMISLFTGMVLALQSAYQLQRFAAEMYVASLVAFSMTRELAPVLTALIIAGRVGASITAELGTMKVTEQIDALETLATNPVKYLVVPRFMALVITAPILTLYADFIGIVGGYLVGVYKLGVSHAMYMKNTWDPLKYKDIWTGLVKSLVFAIIICIVACYEGMKTEGGAEGVGRATTASVVVSFILIIASDCFMTALFYFIGR is encoded by the coding sequence ATGAAAAATATTATGTCGAAAGCATCGGGATTTACCGGAATGCTGGGCCGCAGGTTCCTGAATATGATAAGGTACGCCGGCGGCGTATCGGTGCTTATGGGGCAGACGCTCTTCTGGATCCCGATACCTCCATTGAGGCTACGCCATATAGTGGAGCAGATGTCCAGGATCGGCGTGGACTCTCTCCCGATAGTTTCAATGATAAGCCTTTTCACCGGTATGGTGCTTGCGCTTCAGAGCGCGTATCAGCTTCAACGTTTTGCGGCCGAGATGTATGTGGCTTCGCTGGTCGCGTTTTCGATGACCAGGGAGCTGGCGCCCGTCCTGACGGCGCTTATCATAGCGGGAAGGGTCGGAGCGTCGATCACCGCGGAGCTTGGCACCATGAAGGTGACGGAACAGATAGACGCGCTCGAAACTCTGGCGACAAATCCTGTAAAGTACCTTGTCGTGCCGCGTTTTATGGCCCTTGTGATAACGGCGCCGATCCTTACTTTGTATGCTGACTTCATCGGTATTGTCGGCGGATACCTGGTAGGTGTATACAAGCTCGGAGTATCTCATGCCATGTATATGAAGAATACGTGGGATCCGCTGAAATATAAAGATATATGGACGGGGCTCGTGAAGAGCCTTGTCTTCGCGATAATAATTTGCATAGTGGCCTGCTATGAAGGTATGAAGACCGAAGGAGGGGCTGAAGGCGTGGGCCGGGCCACTACGGCGAGCGTCGTCGTAAGCTTCATATTGATAATAGCGTCCGACTGTTTCATGACGGCGCTTTTCTATTTTATCGGAAGGTAA
- a CDS encoding ABC transporter ATP-binding protein — protein sequence MIEIKNVHRSFDGNQVLDGVNLTINTGETTVIIGRSGCGKSVLLKHIIGLLKPDSGQILVNGKDVTKMDDKELSALRMKFGMLFQGAALFDSLNIFENVAFSMIEHTTTDRETMRKRVKECLALVGLKGIEAKKPAELSGGMRKRVGLARAIARWPQIMLYDEPTTGVDPIMGDAINDLIVDLHNKLKVTSIAVTHDMTSAYKIADRIAMLYKGKIIVVGTPEEIKNTKDPVVKQFITGASKGPITEGMDFD from the coding sequence ATGATAGAGATAAAAAACGTTCACAGGTCTTTCGACGGCAATCAGGTGCTGGATGGCGTAAACCTTACTATAAATACGGGGGAGACGACCGTAATCATAGGGCGCTCGGGTTGCGGTAAGAGCGTGCTCTTAAAGCATATCATAGGGCTTCTCAAGCCCGACTCGGGTCAGATATTGGTTAACGGTAAAGATGTGACGAAGATGGACGATAAAGAGCTTAGCGCCTTGCGTATGAAGTTCGGAATGTTATTTCAGGGCGCCGCGCTATTCGATTCACTGAACATATTTGAGAATGTGGCCTTCTCAATGATCGAACATACCACCACCGACCGCGAGACTATGAGAAAAAGGGTGAAAGAGTGCCTTGCGCTTGTCGGCCTTAAGGGGATAGAGGCTAAGAAACCTGCCGAACTTTCCGGAGGCATGCGTAAAAGGGTGGGGCTGGCGCGCGCTATTGCCAGATGGCCGCAGATAATGCTCTACGATGAACCGACCACCGGCGTCGACCCGATAATGGGAGACGCGATAAACGACCTGATAGTGGATCTTCATAATAAACTGAAGGTAACGTCGATCGCCGTTACGCACGATATGACGAGCGCTTACAAGATAGCGGACAGGATAGCGATGTTGTACAAAGGCAAGATAATAGTTGTCGGTACCCCGGAAGAGATCAAGAACACTAAGGACCCGGTAGTAAAACAATTCATTACCGGCGCCAGTAAAGGGCCTATAACTGAAGGTATGGATTTCGATTAA
- a CDS encoding ATP-dependent Clp protease ATP-binding subunit, translating into MFNRFTERARKVILLAKEEAKRFNHDYIGTEHILLGLVREGEGVAAAVLATFGLSPDKIRLEVEKLVQPGPATVVSGDLPFTPKAKKVIELAIDEARSLGHNYIGTEHLLLGLIREGEGVASQVLMNLGLELDKVREEVMNLLGSEVPGYEMGQKVSQAKTPALDAFGRDLTKLAKDDKLDPVIGRKNEIERVIQILSRRTKNNPVLLGEAGVGKTAIVEGLALKIIAGEVPETLRERRIIILDLALMVAGTKYRGQFEERIKAVMDEIKRSKDIIIFIDELHTLVGAGGAEGAIDASNIMKPALSRGEIQCIGATTLDEYRKHIEKDAALERRFQTIMVEPPSVDETIEILKGLRDRYEAHHRVKFTDEAIEAAAKFSDRYISGRYLPDKAIDLIDEAGARARLSVMTAPPDVKHIEEKAEKVHQEKEAAVKNQDFEKAAKFRDEERKIKDELNKTKREWKESKGKFEPKVVGDDIAVIVSKITGIPIVRMEEKEQDKFLKMEEILHKRVIGQDEAISAIAHAVRRSRAGIKDPRRPIGSFVFLGPTGVGKTLVGRALAEFMFGDEDAIIQIDMSEYMEKFNVSRLVGAPPGYVGYEEGGQLTEKVRRRPYSVVLLDEIEKAHPDVFNLLLQMLEEGRLTDSFGRKVDFKNTIIIMTSNIGAEMLKKQGSIGFKSQAEDVTYQSMKERLLDEVKKAFKPEFLNRVDDIIVFRSLTKEDLIRIVELEVKDVESRLKEQHITIELTQEAKEFLIEKGFDRNFGARPLKRTIQRFLEDPMAEEIIKGTFKKGGNVKISAKVDHLVFDLS; encoded by the coding sequence ATGTTCAATCGTTTTACTGAGAGAGCCAGAAAAGTGATACTTCTAGCCAAAGAGGAAGCGAAGAGGTTCAATCATGACTATATAGGGACGGAACATATATTGCTGGGGCTGGTAAGGGAAGGCGAAGGAGTTGCCGCCGCGGTGCTGGCAACCTTCGGATTGAGCCCCGACAAGATAAGGCTGGAAGTCGAAAAGCTTGTGCAGCCCGGCCCCGCGACCGTTGTTTCAGGAGACCTTCCGTTCACGCCCAAGGCTAAGAAGGTTATCGAGCTTGCCATAGATGAGGCCAGGTCATTAGGACATAATTACATCGGAACAGAGCATCTGCTGCTGGGGCTTATCAGGGAGGGGGAGGGAGTTGCCTCTCAAGTCCTGATGAACTTAGGGCTGGAGCTCGATAAGGTCAGAGAAGAAGTTATGAACCTGCTCGGCTCAGAGGTCCCGGGATATGAAATGGGACAGAAAGTTTCGCAGGCGAAGACCCCGGCCCTTGACGCATTTGGCCGCGACCTGACGAAGCTCGCCAAGGATGATAAACTCGATCCGGTCATCGGCAGAAAGAACGAAATAGAGCGCGTGATACAGATATTATCAAGGCGCACTAAAAATAATCCTGTACTACTGGGAGAGGCGGGAGTGGGAAAGACCGCCATAGTCGAAGGGCTTGCCCTTAAGATAATAGCGGGAGAAGTGCCCGAGACGCTTAGAGAGAGACGTATAATTATACTTGATCTTGCGCTGATGGTTGCCGGAACGAAATACAGGGGCCAGTTCGAAGAGAGGATCAAGGCGGTGATGGACGAGATAAAGCGCTCTAAAGATATCATCATATTTATAGATGAGCTTCACACGCTTGTCGGAGCCGGCGGCGCGGAGGGAGCGATCGACGCGTCCAATATAATGAAGCCCGCGCTTTCAAGGGGCGAGATACAATGCATCGGCGCCACCACGCTCGATGAATACAGGAAGCATATTGAAAAAGACGCGGCGCTCGAAAGACGGTTCCAGACGATCATGGTCGAACCGCCGAGTGTCGATGAAACCATCGAGATATTAAAGGGCTTGCGCGACAGATACGAAGCTCATCACCGCGTAAAATTCACGGATGAGGCGATCGAGGCGGCGGCTAAGTTTTCAGACAGGTATATAAGCGGTAGATATCTGCCGGACAAGGCCATAGATCTCATAGATGAGGCCGGCGCCAGAGCGCGTTTATCGGTTATGACGGCTCCGCCGGACGTTAAGCATATCGAGGAGAAGGCTGAGAAGGTGCATCAGGAAAAGGAGGCCGCTGTAAAGAATCAGGACTTTGAGAAGGCGGCCAAGTTCAGGGACGAGGAGAGGAAGATCAAGGATGAATTAAATAAGACGAAGAGGGAGTGGAAAGAGTCTAAAGGAAAATTTGAGCCGAAGGTGGTCGGCGATGATATAGCGGTGATAGTCTCTAAGATAACCGGCATACCTATAGTCAGGATGGAGGAGAAGGAGCAGGATAAATTTCTCAAGATGGAAGAGATACTTCATAAACGCGTTATAGGCCAGGACGAGGCCATATCGGCGATAGCTCATGCCGTGAGACGTTCACGCGCCGGTATCAAAGATCCGAGAAGGCCTATAGGCTCTTTCGTATTTCTTGGCCCGACCGGTGTCGGCAAGACTTTAGTCGGGCGCGCCCTCGCGGAGTTCATGTTCGGCGACGAAGACGCTATCATACAGATAGATATGTCCGAGTATATGGAGAAGTTCAATGTCTCAAGGCTCGTCGGAGCGCCTCCCGGATATGTCGGATATGAGGAGGGCGGGCAGCTGACTGAAAAAGTGAGGAGAAGGCCCTATTCCGTGGTGCTGCTGGACGAGATAGAAAAGGCTCATCCCGACGTATTCAATTTACTTCTGCAGATGCTCGAGGAAGGCCGTCTTACCGATTCTTTCGGCAGGAAGGTTGATTTTAAGAATACCATTATCATCATGACTTCAAATATAGGCGCTGAGATGCTGAAGAAACAGGGCTCTATAGGGTTTAAGTCTCAGGCCGAGGATGTGACATACCAGTCGATGAAAGAGAGGCTTCTGGACGAAGTCAAGAAAGCATTTAAACCCGAATTCCTGAACAGGGTCGATGACATAATAGTCTTCAGGTCGCTCACGAAAGAGGACCTCATCCGGATCGTCGAGCTTGAGGTAAAGGATGTCGAATCGCGCTTGAAAGAACAGCACATCACGATAGAGCTGACCCAGGAAGCAAAAGAGTTCCTTATCGAGAAAGGATTCGACAGAAATTTTGGCGCTCGCCCGTTAAAGAGGACGATACAGCGTTTTCTGGAAGATCCCATGGCCGAAGAGATAATAAAAGGCACGTTCAAGAAGGGCGGTAATGTTAAAATATCCGCGAAGGTGGACCATCTGGTATTTGACTTAAGCTGA
- a CDS encoding MlaD family protein translates to METTKAFEIKVGAFILAGVVIGFLIIFSIGDINLSKTGYKIAVKFDFASGIGAAAPVRLSGVGVGRVDGVNVVYSDKEKKSYAEVRAWIQSDARIEEDAKITINTLGLLGEKYLEIYPGTPGASLVKDGAVLVGQNPVVMEKLTENLVDLSNSVTTIVKRLENGEGTIGKLLVEDGVYNDLRSIMGNVKDFSSDLKSTGTNFKDFSEDLKKHPWKLLARPRGE, encoded by the coding sequence ATGGAGACGACGAAGGCATTTGAAATTAAGGTGGGCGCGTTCATACTAGCGGGCGTCGTGATAGGATTTCTGATAATTTTTTCGATCGGCGACATCAACCTGTCGAAAACAGGTTATAAGATAGCCGTGAAATTCGATTTCGCGAGCGGTATAGGGGCCGCGGCTCCTGTAAGGCTCTCCGGAGTCGGCGTGGGCAGGGTGGACGGCGTGAATGTTGTATATAGCGATAAGGAAAAAAAGTCATATGCCGAGGTGCGCGCCTGGATACAATCTGACGCGAGGATCGAAGAGGACGCCAAGATCACTATAAATACGCTCGGCCTCCTTGGCGAAAAATATCTTGAGATATACCCCGGCACACCGGGCGCGAGCCTTGTGAAAGACGGGGCTGTCCTCGTAGGGCAGAATCCGGTAGTCATGGAAAAACTTACGGAGAATCTGGTGGATCTCTCAAATTCCGTAACAACTATAGTGAAGCGCCTTGAAAACGGCGAGGGCACGATAGGTAAGCTTTTAGTCGAGGATGGAGTTTATAATGATCTGCGATCGATCATGGGTAACGTTAAAGATTTCAGCAGTGATCTTAAATCTACGGGTACGAATTTTAAAGATTTCAGCGAAGATCTTAAGAAACACCCCTGGAAGCTGTTAGCGAGGCCAAGGGGAGAATAA